The genomic window CTATAAAAAGCTATCCGCTCCTACCAAGGTTAGTTAACCTTAAGTAAGAGCGGTGTAGTGGATCTTCAAGTTGAAATCAGACTGCCGGAAGGAACTCCAAGCAAGCCTAAGCTTTATTTAGAGAACAGCCCCGGCGCGCAGCCGGCTCATTTCAACTTGATGACCCAAGGATATACTACTTTCTATCATGGGCATCACCTCCTTGTTGCCTTTACGGCGTAAATCTCAAAGGGACAAAGCTTGTTGCTTTGGGTGTTTGTCACCTTCATTTAAGATAACACAACATTTTGTAATTGTTGCCTGCAAAAAGAAAAAACCCCTACTTTTTTAATCGGGGTTTTTTTGATTTTATTTTCTAAACCTAATTGATCCAAACCGAGTTAGAGAGCGTTACCCCGTGGTAGAACCTCTTCAGGGAATTGGAATTGTTCGTGAGGCTGATCTTGAGGAGCCATCCAAGCGCGGATGCCTTCATTCAGCAAAATGTTTTTGGTGTAAAAAGTCTCAAACTCTGGATCTTCCGCCGCCCGTAATTCTTGGCTAACGAAATCGTAAGCGCGTAAGTTTAGGGCTAAACCAACTACGCCCACCGCACTCATCCACAATCCAGTTACGGGTACAAACAACATAAAGAAGTGCAACCAACGTTTGTTGGAAAAGGCAATTCCAAATATTTGCGACCAAAAACGGTTTGCCGTGACCATCGAGTAGGTTTCTTCCGCTTGAGTGGGATTGAAGGCGCGGAAAGTATTGGATTGCTCGGAATCCTCAAACAAGGTATTTTCTACGGTTGCGCCGTGAATGGCACACAATAGCGCTCCTCCTAATACTCCGGCTACTCCCATCATGTGGAAGGGGTTAAGTGTCCAGTTGTGGAATCCTTGGAAAAATAGCAAGAATCTAAATATTGCTGCTACCCCAAAGGATGGCGCGAAAAACCACGATGATTGTCCCAAGGGATACATGAGAAATACACTCACAAATACCGCAATCGGGGCGCTAAATGCTAGGGCGTTGTAAGGACGAATCCCGACCAAGCGGGCAATCTCAAACTGACGCAACATAAATCCGATTAAGGCAAAGGCTCCGTGCAGGGCGACAAATGCCCATAGTCCCCCTAGCTGACACCATCGGGTAAAGTTCCATCCAGCTTCTGGTCCCCATAAAAACAGCAAGGAGTGTCCCATGCTGTCGGCGGGGGTTGATACCGCTACGGTCAGAAAGTTTGCTCCTTCTAAGTAGGAACTAGCGATGCCGTGAGTATACCAAGAGGTGACAAAGGTTGTCCCTGTTAACCAGCCGCCTAGAGCCATGTAGGCGCAAGGGAATAGTAGGATTCCGCTCCAGCCTACAAATACAAATCTGTCGCGCTTTAACCAGTCGTCTACGGTATCAAATATGCCGCGACTCGGTGCGCTACCAACTGCAATTGTCATTACAGTAAAACTCCAAATATTATAAGTACGACAAGAGAATCGCCCGACAGAATAATGTAAGTTGTAAATAATACAAATAATCCATCGGTTGACAAGTTTAGTTTACGATTCTTTACTTGTTCCTAATCTAGTTGTACAACCAACTGCCAATATGTGGCAAGATAATTAGAAAAATTTAATCTTTACATTATTAATAAAAATTAACTTGC from Synechocystis sp. PCC 7509 includes these protein-coding regions:
- the psbD gene encoding photosystem II D2 protein (photosystem q(a) protein); protein product: MTIAVGSAPSRGIFDTVDDWLKRDRFVFVGWSGILLFPCAYMALGGWLTGTTFVTSWYTHGIASSYLEGANFLTVAVSTPADSMGHSLLFLWGPEAGWNFTRWCQLGGLWAFVALHGAFALIGFMLRQFEIARLVGIRPYNALAFSAPIAVFVSVFLMYPLGQSSWFFAPSFGVAAIFRFLLFFQGFHNWTLNPFHMMGVAGVLGGALLCAIHGATVENTLFEDSEQSNTFRAFNPTQAEETYSMVTANRFWSQIFGIAFSNKRWLHFFMLFVPVTGLWMSAVGVVGLALNLRAYDFVSQELRAAEDPEFETFYTKNILLNEGIRAWMAPQDQPHEQFQFPEEVLPRGNAL